A portion of the Musa acuminata AAA Group cultivar baxijiao chromosome BXJ1-1, Cavendish_Baxijiao_AAA, whole genome shotgun sequence genome contains these proteins:
- the LOC135611742 gene encoding zinc finger protein ZAT2-like encodes MSAAHAPTAPVHPGSFAADGGSNGDDNGDDPSRDKPLKPAHTVDAEPIFSGDDDEEEQAADDDAGAPSPGGRPKQAEPSGLQQCNVCNKAFGSVKALHGHMRSHPLRKWRGILPPSMRPGAEQEVADSLLLLSGQEEASRKRRFVCSGCNREFPTRQALGGHRASHKSQKGCYERAKEAREYGPRAGRRRARKRGSKEPGPSEVKPTPTLATTVVGASTSTMAAEGTTRTRRRGLDLNLLPASSDDTTGGNGNGSSTSSALAGQSHRDSSHKDSK; translated from the coding sequence ATGAGTGCCGCGCATGCCCCCACTGCTCCCGTCCACCCCGGCAGCTTCGCGGCTGACGGTGGTAGCAACGGCGACGACAACGGCGACGATCCGTCCCGCGATAAGCCCCTCAAGCCTGCCCACACAGTCGACGCGGAGCCCATCTTCTCCGGGGACGATGACGAGGAGGAACAGGCGgcggacgacgacgccggtgccccTAGTCCTGGGGGGCGGCCGAAGCAGGCCGAGCCGTCCGGGCTGCAGCAGTGCAATGTCTGCAACAAGGCCTTCGGTTCAGTGAAAGCCTTGCATGGGCACATGCGGAGCCACCCCTTGAGGAAGTGGCGTGGGATACTCCCGCCGTCCATGCGCCCGGGGGCGGAGCAGGAGGTGGCGGACTCCTTGCTCCTGTTGTCGGGGCAAGAGGAGGCGTCGCGGAAGAGGAGGTTCGTCTGCAGCGGGTGCAACCGGGAGTTCCCCACCCGGCAGGCGCTCGGTGGCCACCGCGCCAGCCACAAGAGCCAGAAGGGCTGTTACGAGAGGGCCAAAGAAGCACGAGAGTATGGTCCCAGAGCCGGCAGGAGGAGAGCCAGGAAGCGAGGGAGCAAGGAACCAGGGCCGTCGGAGGTCAAGCCGACTCCTACACTGGCGACGACTGTGGTGGGGGCATCGACATCGACAATGGCAGCGGAAGGGACTACAAGGACGAGGAGGAGAGGGCTGGACCTGAACCTACTTCCGGCATCCTCAGATGATACTACCGGAGGCAATGGCAACGGGAGTTCGACTTCCAGTGCGTTGGCCGGACAAAGCCACAGGGATTCTTCCCACAAAGACTCAAAGTAA
- the LOC135612191 gene encoding zinc finger protein ZAT2-like, producing the protein MSAAHAPTAPVHPGSFAADGGSNGDDNGDDPSRDKPLKPAHTVDAEPIFSGDDDEEEQAADDDAGAPSPGGRPKQAEPSGLQQCNVCNKAFGSVKALHGHMRSHPLRKWRGILPPSMRPGAEQEVADSLLLLSGQEEASRKRRFVCSGCNREFPTRQALGGHRASHKSQKGCYERAKEAREYGPRAGRRRARKRGSKEPGPSEVKPTPTLATTVVGASTSTMAAEGTTRTRRRGLDLNLLPASSDDTTGGNGNGSSTSSALAGQSHRDSSHKDSK; encoded by the coding sequence ATGAGTGCCGCGCATGCCCCCACTGCTCCCGTCCACCCCGGCAGCTTCGCGGCTGACGGTGGTAGCAACGGCGACGACAACGGCGACGATCCGTCCCGCGATAAGCCCCTCAAGCCTGCCCACACAGTCGACGCGGAGCCCATCTTCTCCGGGGACGATGACGAGGAGGAACAGGCGgcggacgacgacgccggtgccccTAGTCCTGGGGGGCGGCCGAAGCAGGCCGAGCCGTCCGGGCTGCAGCAGTGCAATGTCTGCAACAAGGCCTTCGGTTCAGTGAAAGCCTTGCATGGGCACATGCGGAGCCACCCCTTGAGGAAGTGGCGTGGGATACTCCCGCCGTCCATGCGCCCGGGGGCGGAGCAGGAGGTGGCGGACTCCTTGCTCCTGTTGTCGGGGCAAGAGGAGGCGTCGCGGAAGAGGAGGTTCGTCTGCAGCGGGTGCAACCGGGAGTTCCCCACCCGGCAGGCCCTCGGTGGCCACCGCGCTAGCCACAAGAGCCAGAAGGGCTGTTACGAGAGGGCCAAAGAAGCACGAGAGTATGGTCCCAGAGCCGGCAGGAGGAGAGCCAGGAAGCGAGGGAGCAAGGAACCAGGGCCGTCGGAGGTCAAGCCGACTCCTACACTGGCGACGACTGTGGTGGGGGCATCGACATCGACAATGGCAGCGGAAGGGACTACAAGGACGAGGAGGAGAGGGCTGGACCTGAACCTACTTCCGGCATCCTCAGATGATACTACCGGAGGCAATGGCAACGGGAGTTCGACTTCCAGTGCGTTGGCCGGACAAAGCCACAGGGATTCTTCCCACAAAGACTCGAAGTAA